DNA sequence from the Nicotiana tomentosiformis chromosome 3, ASM39032v3, whole genome shotgun sequence genome:
GATAAAATTCCGTATTGTAGGTGAGAATTTATATGTGAATGGGGGtatagaagaaaagaagtgaaaataAGATTCACCTCCTTTTTCGGGTAGAATTACCTAAAATGCCATACTAATTTGTCAGTTTGAGATCTAGTTAAAGAATAGTACCTCGGGTTATCTGATTTGGTTAAAAGAAGGTTTAGTTGAAAAAACTGACCGTACTTGGACCCGATAAGGACAGGCGGATTTTCCGTAGTTATGACGGAGACGGAGTGCCACGTCAGATACCTCTGCCAATAAACTACTGCCATGTCACTTAGAGGCGTTACTTTTCCCATGTCAGCAGCAAACCATGGGCTTGAGTTTTCTGCATTTCACACTGCaagaatttttttcttttcctttttttttttaaccgCGATTTGTGTGAAATTCTGAAAAATTTTACTGTATGAAAATCAAGAAACACGATTCTCTAAAAACTTGTCCACTTGTATTAAGCACGTTGACAAATGTTTGGTACAATAAGACGTGTAAAAGCTTGAATTTTCTAATTTACAATTCAAAAAAATTTTACATACAAATTGTATGCTAGTATTTGGTCAGATTGTTTTTAGGTCCACAAATTGTTCCAAAATATCCTAATCTAAGGcaatgtctttttttttttttggtaggaAAGATAAAGTTTGCCTTGACTATAGTAAAACATGCGTACACAGAGGATGATGGTTAGATTACAACTATTATAGTAATTACTATTATGGGTTGATTCGAATTTTGCAATTATCAAATCAAACTAATTATATCAGGTTTTTAAATTTATAgaccaaatcaaaccaacaaatttttCAATATCGGATTTTCTCGAATTTTTCGAGTTTTTTTCCGATAAACTTATGGTCTaaatatttctttagtcctaAATACAATTTTACCAATAACAaccatgtttttattttttagcatTGACCTCAACTATATTAGTCAATATGTTGTATGGTTCCAATTTCAGTTCTAGAAAACTGATGGATACTTTAATCAATCATCCCTCATCTTCTAAAGATAATCTTTCTAAAGGAACAGATAGAGAAGTCCTTTATAGAACATTTGCACATCCACAAGATCTGGTTTCAGACGACGATCAACTCACTCCTCAAATTTTCTTACATTCTCATGTTTAATAATGTCCATTGTAATCGCATCTAGAGATAGTGAAATAGTCACAATTTACACAACCATATAACTATAGTAATTGAGCTTTCCAAATGATATTTCTTCTGCCAACGCAAAACTACCAAAAAGATAAACTGCATATTATATTGCACTCTACATAAGAATTATCACTGACTGCTTAAGAGTAGATATTACACCTAAGAGtcctaaaaaaaaaattaaaaagagaatATATTAAATTGTAAGAAGTTGGGCATCTTAGTAGACATTACAACAAGAGGAGCGTGTTTTCAAAATACTTGTAAAGGCATAATGATCTCACTTACAGTCTTTGGGAGATATGTTGCAGTTCTATCCTTTCCCTTAGGATAATTTTTGCAATACCTTTAAATATTTGTAAATATTTAAATGTTTTAGGCTCGAAAGGTGATAGATAACTTTTTGTCTTTCATGACCAAATCTCATCACAATAAAGGTCTCTActttataaattattttccattttaCACCAAAATGCTAATAAAAGCTTAAAATAAAAGAACGATGGGATGAAAACTAGGATAAAATTAAACTTCTTTGTCGCCAAATCGCATAACAATATAAGAAATACATCACACTCAATTTTACATAGTCCATATTATTTAACTAAATGATTCAAAGGATAGTAATAAATTAGAAAAATTTCAATGGAATAGTACAACATGTAAGCACGCAATTTTTGACCCGCGCAGTTTTTAAAAGcagtattttaaaaaatttaacttattttttttattttaataggatttcaatcaacttttaattttaattttaaaatataagtttaaaaacacaaaaaatagttttatagtatttcttctcttattatatatctttttattttatctttttttttaatttaagcttattagtattttatagtgataatattttaatttttatcattATTTTAACATGGTTTTCTTTACCTTTTATAACatttaaaaaataccaaaaatatttttatttgtatatatagttcactttaatagtttattcttattaactaagatGAATTAGTATATTCTGGtagtatttatatttatatttttatttttgttcatcgagaaagaattgaatttgggccaatttggagctcattttcggaTTTTAGTGGTCTAGCAAGATAAAGGCCCATTCTTCCCATCTCATTAGCACACTCTCCACTTAAAATGCAAGATTTAATCTTAGTCATTTATTCCCCTCTAATCCAATGACCATCATCCCTTTCCACTTCAATATAAAATACCCAATTATGAAAACTCTACCCAAGGTGGAAGGACCTTAGAATACCCACCGCTGCTCCTTCTTCCCTTCACCACAACCTGCCGAAAACACACAGAGATACACACACAAAAACACACAAAGATACATACACACGGACACATCACAGAGAAAAGGAAGAGCCAACTCACCCTCTCGTTCCGCTACTGTAGCCGAAAATCCAGCGAGCTACTCCCGAATCCCTACACAAGAAGAACAGTCGACCTCCTTTCAAGAAAAGAATGGTCGCACCCCAGCCCCTTTCTACCAGAACCCGCCAGAAAACTTTAAGTCCGGCGACGTCTATCTTCTCCCTGTTTTGCTCTGATTTTTATCTGGCCAGATCCAACATTTTCGTTAACCTGTGTATTTTCCGGCGAGGTATCCAAACAAAAGGGAGTTTCAGTCAGTGAATTTGTCCGCTTGGTGTTGTCGATCGAAGTTTTTGGTCGTGTGTCCAACTGCTTGTTCAAAGATTTGCTGATGATTTATTGTTGGGAGTTCTTTCATTAATCGGGCTTTGAAAAATTTCATCAGTGAAGTCcatttctttctctcttttgcCGTTTTGCTTAATGTCATGCTTTTGTTTTGATAGCCTCCTTAATCGGTATGTGCTCTGTTTTAGTTGATCGTATGAGTTAACGTTTTATTCCCATGTTTTGGAGTGTGTCCTATTAGTATTTGATTTGCTCCGTTTTGTTTTGCTAATTATTGTTTGTATACGGTTTGGTTTAATCTTCTTGGATACATTTTCACAACTAAAAAAGTTTGGTTTCCCTGATTCGTTGCTTCATTAAGATATAAATGTTTAATGCGGGTTAATTAAAATTTCGGTGACTTCAAGTATTTGGCCGTATGGTTGTACTGAAAGTTAAAAGTGAATTGAAATATTTTATTGCTCTCTTAATTGCTCGGATCGCTAGGAGCATGCTTAGGCCGACCACAATTGGGTAGGCAAACTTTAGGTCTTGTCTTTTATTTCATTCGAGGTAAGATATCGTTCCCTATATTTCGGAAAATGTCCCGAAGAGTTTGTAAATATTTTATCTGGGGAATGCCCCAAAGTACATGTAAATGAAGGCGAGAGACTGGTTAATGCGAGGAAGCGTAGAATAGAActttagtattttattttatttttatttctttttttaggTGGGGACGACCTCGAGCCTCCTTCGTGTTTATTTTCGCTTTTGTATGTTTTCACCTCGAGCTGAGTATTTTTAAAAGCCAACTTGATCATGTACGCAACCGTACTAgttacgggactcggggaatgcctaacaccttatctccgagtcaaatgaacccccttATCTAGAATCTCTGGTGGAAACTGGTTTAAGAGTCCAATGTATTTTAAAGTAAAAATTGGTTTTTAAATGGTGACTTGGCACACCGAGATTATATTCTATGCCAAGTGGCGACTATGAGAAAATCTCTTTTAACACAATACTTTGTCACTTTTCAATTTTGAAACCCTTTTGAGCTTTAAAATCaccttttatttatttcaaaGAAGGTTAGTGAGGTGGAAAAAAGGGGTGTAACAGCTTTGGCGACTCAGCTGGGGAATTACAGGTTCGAGCTGGTACTTGATCTTGTTGGCTTTTTAGAATATTCGGTGGAGGTTTTTATTTGCTttgtttgatttttattttgtttatgtcgtTTTTATTATTTGCTAGTTGTTTATGTGTTTACAATTTTTCCTTACGTGCTACCGCTTTATAACTGTCATCATATGCATTACCCGGTCAATTCTTTCTGCAACAAGTCTCGTAGTACGCGTCTCATACACGAACTCTTCGTTGAGTTACCCTTATTTTAGGAGGGGGGCCGTCGGTCGTATGAAGTGGGTGGAAAGCTTGAGCAGCCACCGTCGACCATACGCTCCCCCGAATTGCCTTATTAGTGAACCCCAAACGTAGGTCAgcctttaggtcatttttatttgcatcatatcattgtgaCCTAGCGGGGCCCGGTCCTAGGTATCGTGACCTTTGTAGGAAACCTGTCCAAATTGTGTCAAATGGGTCCACGGCCCAAAAGGACATTCAATCATCATATGTGCTAAATGTTGCATCTTTGATGGTAGAAAGATCATTTGGCGGACTGATGTTTGGAAAGAAGGGTAAAAAATGAAGCAAGAGAGAATATTGAAGGTTTTGTCACTTTTAGTTTCTTGCCCCATTTTCTAaaagaaaaaacaacaaaaagatttTACACTTTCTTATCATTTttaaaaaagacaaaaaatagttttttccAAATTAGTTGCATTTTTCAAAACTTTCTCCCATATCcaatcttcccgaactacgcataTCTGATTCTCGTCTTTCGGGATGGGATACATAGGTAGCCCACATAGGGTCCGATATTTATAGTGAGTCTTAAGTTATTGGCTTCGCGAGGTCTTAGCCAAATCTTGCATGTCTGGCCACATTCGACCACATCGGTCATTTTTTCAAAATAGGAATATTTTCGCAAAAGTGGCTTGTTAACCCATGTCTTAGAGTCCTAAGTCTACCACAAGGTTTTCTCTTTGTCTAAGGTACATTCCTATTGAATTTGCATGCTTATCCATTTCGACCACATAGGCCATTTCTGCAAagtggggtcattttcacaaagcAATTTTAGGGACCGCGATTCCTGAGAGTTTATGGGCCTTCATGAGGTATTTCCATGTCTTTGAGGTCACCTTTGTTGAGTTTGCACTAATAGCCACCCTTGACCACATAGGCCATTTTGCAAAAATAGCTCAATCATGCTTTGCATGTGTCCAATAGGAGGTGTTGTGGCGTCGCATAATATCTTGAGTCACTAACTCTATTTTGTCTTATTCTTCTCATTCAGGTATGGATTCAATTATCACAGCTCGAGCATGACAGATACCCCAGGACCATTCCGGTCAGGACCGTTGCATAGATGAGTTGCTTGAGGATACTTTTATATTTTTGAGTTTGTTTTATGTTGTCTTTTACTTTCTAGTCTTGTACAGTAGTATCGAGTCTTTTAGGTGGTGTCAGAGTCTGTCATAATCTAGTTGAGTTTGTCGAGTCTTATGTTATCGTACTTCCTATTTTGTATGTGAAAACcaaaaaaatttataaataaaaaatccaatttttttttttatttttagtatattttGTCCATTACTTTTCCAGAACTACACTTGGTCTGATTCATGTggaacatgatacgtaggcaacctacatcgggttcgatcaaataatttttaaaattaaaaaaaaaaaagataaaattatgggATGTGAGAAGTGAGAAgtgagagaaaagaaaaagagcgATAATCGGAACGAAAAGAGGGACGAAAATGAAAAACCAAgggaaaaaaataagaagaagagtGAACTTGGGATGATGCCAATAtgacctccataccctcaaagtcATTTAGAACTGTTAACTGTGACTAGGCGCTTGTAAGATTATCTTATGTTAAATGCCCTACCACTAACGTGATGACTTCACTTTGTTCCTCTTTGTTGCTTCATTATAGCAGAAGGGCGGTTGGTTTATGGTTCTTAAACTGGTAACTCTTCCCTACAACATAAAGTCCAAAGGCAATGGCACGCGATAATGGAATTGAGTTGGTTGATACCGGTGCCCAAAAGCAATTGTCTAAACGAGACACTGGGTTGGTTAAAGAGGTAAGGATGTTAAGACAATACATGACAGATATGTATCGGGCTTGGATGACTAGTAAGGCACCACCCCCGCCACCACCTAGTTTCCTAGATGCCACCCTCACCCAAGCTTCGGTCATAGTGTCAGATGATCCACCATATTCTCCAGATTTTTCCGCTTATCATAGCTTTACCAACCTCCCTAGTAGCTCCATTGTTCGTCCTTCAACTACATTTCCCAAAAATAGCCCTACTTTCATATTCACTACCTCCACCATCACAACTTCTCAACAACCTCTCCTTAGATCCAACAGTGAACACCAGTTTAAACCTCATGATGCCCAATACTACTCCCTAGAGTTGGCCCACAAGATTTCGGAATCATATAATCATAGCCCTCGGAATGAGCCTCatattaaaaatggaaaatatgTGAGGACGGGAGAGCGAGATGAGATAtctagaaaactgaaaggtatagaacaatctttaaagaacatgcaagggaCGGGAAATCAGATTAACATGTCTTACAATGACTTGTGTATGTTTCCTGATGTTCATCTGCCCGACGGATCTAAAATGCCAAAGTTTAACTTGTATGATGAGCGTGGAGATCCAGTAGCCTATCTTAGGGGTTATTGTAGTGAAATGAGAAGTGTTAGAGGGAAAGATGAGTTGTTGATGGCGTATTTCAGTGAGAGCTTGAGTGGGGAAGCCTTGGAATGGTATACTCGTCAAGATGTCAGCAAGTGGCATGCATGGgatgacatggctcaagattttgttcaacactttcagtacaatatagacattgtcCCAGACCGCTCCTCCCTATCTAAGATGGAAAAGAAACTCGAGGAAAGTTTTAGAGAGTTTGGGCTCGGATGGAGGGAACAAGCTGCTCTGGTCAGTCCTCCGAttgatgaagaagaaatggttAAGCTTTTCCTACAAGCTCAGGGACCCACCTACTTCAGTCATTTGATCCCGGCTTTAGGAAAATCGTTCAATGATGTGGTAAAAATGGGGGAGAtggtagaagaaggaatcaagtcaGGCAAAATCATGAGCTATTTTGCATTAAAATGTACTATAGAAGACATTCAGAACATCTCACTAAGTTTGGGGGGaagaaagagaaatagaaaagatGTTGTTGAGCCCCTCCAGCGATCTAGTGGGTGTTCCTGCTTAACGCTTTCAGCCTCAATATTGACCCCATGAATATCCTCGCACTCCAGATAATCCTCCCCAATGCTACTTATCTCCACAAAATCCCCAAAGTCATACCTTACCTTCCTAGTACTCTATCCATAATGCACCAATATATGCTTCATATCCACAAGACCCACAATGGTCTGCACCACCTTCACAAATGTCTTACCCACATCTACAAACATATAAACCACCTACCCGCAAGAGGTTCCACCCAAGTCCGGAGTATAAAATGAAAAGTCAACAACAAAAGGAAAAGTCTTTTACTACTATTGGAGAATCATATGCCAGTTTGTTCCGAAGGTTAAGGCAATTGGACATGTTGAAGCCGATTCAGATAAAAATGTCGAATCCCCTTCcaaagaattttgattattctcaAAGGTGCGTATATTGCTCTAATGCCCCGGGGCACATTATAAAAAAATGTTGCCATCTGAAAAGAGCAGTCCAGAAGCTTATTGATGCAGGTGACATTAGCGTGCAAAATCCAGATACAACGGATACTAGCGAAAGTCCATTGCTTGTTCATAACGAGACGCATATGGTGGGCATGATTTGTATTGAAAAGGAATGTGAGAACTTTTCTGAATCCCTGGGAAAGCCACTTACCGCAAAGTTTTCAGCGTTATCAGTCTCGGTTCCAGAAGTTGATCTTAAGAACGAGGTGGCAAAAGGGACCCAATAGTAATTTGTTGAGGTCAATGTGATGGAGATTTGTGAAGGTCCTAGTAATGTTGATGTGCGACTCAGTGGTTAAGATGTCGAGCTTGAAAATTGGAAAGACACTCCTTTCTTGGTTAGCCatgaaggagtc
Encoded proteins:
- the LOC138908536 gene encoding uncharacterized protein: MARDNGIELVDTGAQKQLSKRDTGLVKEVRMLRQYMTDMYRAWMTSKAPPPPPPSFLDATLTQASVIVSDDPPYSPDFSAYHSFTNLPSSSIVRPSTTFPKNSPTFIFTTSTITTSQQPLLRSNSEHQFKPHDAQYYSLELAHKISESYNHSPRNEPHIKNGKYVRTGERDEISRKLKGIEQSLKNMQGTGNQINMSYNDLCMFPDVHLPDGSKMPKFNLYDERGDPVAYLRGYCSEMRSVRGKDELLMAYFSESLSGEALEWYTRQDVSKWHAWDDMAQDFVQHFQYNIDIVPDRSSLSKMEKKLEESFREFGLGWREQAALVSPPIDEEEMVKLFLQAQGPTYFSHLIPALGKSFNDVVKMGEMVEEGIKSGKIMSYFALKCTIEDIQNISLSLGGRKRNRKDVVEPLQRSSGCSCLTLSASILTP